A DNA window from Hevea brasiliensis isolate MT/VB/25A 57/8 chromosome 2, ASM3005281v1, whole genome shotgun sequence contains the following coding sequences:
- the LOC110660983 gene encoding BTB/POZ domain-containing protein At2g30600 isoform X1: MMEEKEKKFLTVAPFQCAWRKDLKFREAGRGCVAFDAFAHNDVTLVFRENVGSQHYHYKRDDSPHYTVILGSHRNRRLKIEVDGKTEVDVEGIGLCCSSAFQSYWICIYDGLISIGKGRYPFQNLVFQWLDSNPNCSVRYVGLSSWDKHVGYRNVNVLSLPQNHMLLWKQVDSGEYEGKEDSEEELEDEQIEYDKWGLDNFLESWELSDMFFVVGEEERPVPAHKVILQASGNFPLSPSNENVLQLKDLTYPTLHALLQFIYTGHTQISESQLGSLWALSRQFEVMPLAKQCEETVERFQLNKKLFDSGRNVELSYPNSWPHCSATFPFGLPINVLKLKKLHSAAQYSDVNIYIEGHGLVAQPHRVILSLWSIPFAKMFTNGMRESSSSEVSLSDVSPEAFKIMLDFMYSGEISLEDTMDFGNLLLQLLLLADKFGVTLLYQECCKTLLECLSEDSECPILLAVSSLPSCKLIEETCVRKCAMHFDYCTTASLDFILLDDTTFSSIIQHQELTVTSEERVLNAILMWCMRAKELCGWEMVDELLANSTADLIFQERLPSLSDLLPFVRFPLLPYHLLQKLGQSNLSKHVHIFYNIQVREAINYVEFGLGRAGSDQNIRFQHRRSSYKELQYIYDGDSNGVLYFAGTSYGEHQWVNPVLAKRITITASSPTSRYTDPKALVSRTYQGTCIAGPRMEDGNKCVWWMIDLGQDHQLVCNYYTLRQDGSRAYIRSWNFQGSLDGKTWTNLRVHEYDQTICKPGQFASWAITGPNSLLPFRFFRVVLTGPTVDASDPWNLCICYLELYGFFR; this comes from the exons ATGATGGAAGAGAAGGAGAAAAAGTTCCTCACAGTAGCACCATTCCAGTGTGCTTGGAGAAAGGATTTGAAATTCCGGGAAGCAGGGAGAGGTTGCGTGGCTTTTGATGCTTTTGCTCATAATGATGTCACTTTAGTGTTTAGGGAGAATGTGGGGAGCCAGCACTACCATTACAAGAGGGATGATAGTCCTCATTATACTGTGATTCTTGGGAGTCATAGGAATAGAAGATTGAAAATTGAGGTTGATGGGAAAACTGAGGTTGATGTGGAAGGTATCGGTCTATGCTGCTCTTCTGCTTTTCAAAGTTACTGGATCTGTATTTATGATGGGTTGATTAGTATTGGCAAGGGAAGATACCCTTTTCAGAATCTTGTATTTCAGTGGCTAGATTCAAATCCAAATTGCAGTGTTCGTTATGTTGGGCTCAGTAGCTGGGATAAACATGTTGGCTATAGAAATGTCAATGTGTTGTCATTGCCTCAGAATCATATGTTACTGTGGAAGCAAGTTGATTCTGGAGAATATGAGGGAAAGGAGGACAGTGAAGAGGAGTTGGAAGATGAACAAATTGAATATGATAAATGGGGGCTTGATAATTTCCTAGAGAGTTGGGAATTATCGGATATGTTCTTTGTTGTTGGTGAGGAAGAAAGGCCTGTCCCTGCTCATAAGGTTATCTTGCAAGCATCTGGTAATTTTCCTTTGAGTCCGTCAAATGAAAATGTCCTTCAGCTGAAGGATTTAACTTATCCAACTCTCCATGCACTTCTTCAATTTATCTATACAGGCCACACCCAG ATTTCAGAATCACAACTTGGTTCATTGTGGGCTTTGAGCCGACAATTCGAAGTCATGCCATTGGCAAAGCAATGTGAAGAAACCGTGGAACGGTTTCAACTGAATAAGAAGTTGTTTGATTCTGGTAGGAATGTGGAATTATCATATCCAAACTCTTGGCCCCACTGTTCTGCCACCTTCCCCTTCGGACTCCCCATCAATGTGCTAAAGCTCAAAAAATTGCATTCAGCTGCACAGTACAGTGATGTAAACATTTATATCGAAGGCCATGGTCTTGTTGCCCAGCCTCATAGAGTCATTCTAAGTTTATGGAGTATCCCGTTCGCAAAG ATGTTCACAAATGGAATGAGGGAGAGTAGTTCCTCGGAGGTCTCTTTAAGTGATGTCTCACCAGAAGCATTCAAGATTATGCTTGACTTCATGTACAGTGGGGAAATCAGTTTGGAAGATACCATGGATTTTGGAAACTTGTTACTTCAACTTCTTTTATTAGCTGACAAGTTTGGGGTCACTCTTCTTTATCAGGAATGCTGCAAAACACTTTTAGAATGCCTCTCGGAG GACTCGGAATGTCCAATCTTGCTTGCGGTTTCATCATTACCATCATGTAAACTCATTGAAGAAACCTGTGTGAGGAAATGTGCAATGCACTTTGATTATTGTACAACTGCAAGCCTTGACTTCATCTTGTTAGATGATACAACTTTTAGCAGTATCATTCAG CATCAGGAACTAACAGTAACATCAGAAGAAAGAGTTCTCAATGCAATTTTGATGTGGTGCATGAGAGCTAAGGAGTTGTGTGGGTGGGAGATGGTGGATGAGCTACTAGCAAATTCAACTGCTGACCTCATTTTTCAAGAGAGACTTCCGTCTCTTAGTGACTTATTGCCATTTGTGCGATTTCCATTGCTTCCATATCACTTGCTGCAGAAG TTGGGGCAGAGCAATCTTAGCAAGCATGTTCACATTTTTTATAATATT CAGGTGAGGGAGGCTATCAATTATGTAGAATTTGGATTAGGAAGGGCAGGAAGTGACCAAAA CATACGGTTTCAACATAGGCGATCAAGTTATAAGGAGCTCCAGTACATATATGACGGTGACAGTAATGGAGTTCTGTACTTTGCTGGTACATCTTATGGAGAACACCAGTGGGTTAATCCTGTTTTGGCAAAG CGAATAACAATTACGGCAAGCAGTCCCACTTCAAGATACACTGACCCAAAGGCCTTGGTATCAAGAACTTACCAG GGAACATGTATTGCTGGGCCTCGGATGGAAGATGGGAATAAATGTGTATGGTGGATGATTGATCTTGGTCAAGATCACCAG CTCGTGTGCAACTACTATACTCTGAGACAAGATGGATCAAGAGCCTACATAAGATCTTGGAATTTTCAG GGTTCTCTTGATGGGAAAACTTGGACGAACTTGAGAGTGCATGAATACGATCAAACAATTTGCAAGCCTGGTCAGTTTGCGTCATGGGCCATAACTGGGCCTAattccctccttccattcagattCTTTAGGGTTGTTCTGACTGGGCCTACCGTGGATGCTTCAGATCCCTGGAACTTGTGCATCTGCTACTTGGAACTCTATGGCTTCTTCCGTTGA
- the LOC110660983 gene encoding BTB/POZ domain-containing protein At2g30600 isoform X3 — protein MMEEKEKKFLTVAPFQCAWRKDLKFREAGRGCVAFDAFAHNDVTLVFRENVGSQHYHYKRDDSPHYTVILGSHRNRRLKIEVDGKTEVDVEGIGLCCSSAFQSYWICIYDGLISIGKGRYPFQNLVFQWLDSNPNCSVRYVGLSSWDKHVGYRNVNVLSLPQNHMLLWKQVDSGEYEGKEDSEEELEDEQIEYDKWGLDNFLESWELSDMFFVVGEEERPVPAHKVILQASGNFPLSPSNENVLQLKDLTYPTLHALLQFIYTGHTQISESQLGSLWALSRQFEVMPLAKQCEETVERFQLNKKLFDSGRNVELSYPNSWPHCSATFPFGLPINVLKLKKLHSAAQYSDVNIYIEGHGLVAQPHRVILSLWSIPFAKMFTNGMRESSSSEVSLSDVSPEAFKIMLDFMYSGEISLEDTMDFGNLLLQLLLLADKFGVTLLYQECCKTLLECLSEDSECPILLAVSSLPSCKLIEETCVRKCAMHFDYCTTASLDFILLDDTTFSSIIQHQELTVTSEERVLNAILMWCMRAKELCGWEMVDELLANSTADLIFQERLPSLSDLLPFVRFPLLPYHLLQKLGQSNLSKHVHIFYNIQVREAINYVEFGLGRAGSDQNIRFQHRRSSYKELQYIYDGDSNGVLYFAGTSYGEHQWVNPVLAKRITITASSPTSRYTDPKALVSRTYQGTCIAGPRMEDGNKCVWWMIDLGQDHQRSGMNLLICERCG, from the exons ATGATGGAAGAGAAGGAGAAAAAGTTCCTCACAGTAGCACCATTCCAGTGTGCTTGGAGAAAGGATTTGAAATTCCGGGAAGCAGGGAGAGGTTGCGTGGCTTTTGATGCTTTTGCTCATAATGATGTCACTTTAGTGTTTAGGGAGAATGTGGGGAGCCAGCACTACCATTACAAGAGGGATGATAGTCCTCATTATACTGTGATTCTTGGGAGTCATAGGAATAGAAGATTGAAAATTGAGGTTGATGGGAAAACTGAGGTTGATGTGGAAGGTATCGGTCTATGCTGCTCTTCTGCTTTTCAAAGTTACTGGATCTGTATTTATGATGGGTTGATTAGTATTGGCAAGGGAAGATACCCTTTTCAGAATCTTGTATTTCAGTGGCTAGATTCAAATCCAAATTGCAGTGTTCGTTATGTTGGGCTCAGTAGCTGGGATAAACATGTTGGCTATAGAAATGTCAATGTGTTGTCATTGCCTCAGAATCATATGTTACTGTGGAAGCAAGTTGATTCTGGAGAATATGAGGGAAAGGAGGACAGTGAAGAGGAGTTGGAAGATGAACAAATTGAATATGATAAATGGGGGCTTGATAATTTCCTAGAGAGTTGGGAATTATCGGATATGTTCTTTGTTGTTGGTGAGGAAGAAAGGCCTGTCCCTGCTCATAAGGTTATCTTGCAAGCATCTGGTAATTTTCCTTTGAGTCCGTCAAATGAAAATGTCCTTCAGCTGAAGGATTTAACTTATCCAACTCTCCATGCACTTCTTCAATTTATCTATACAGGCCACACCCAG ATTTCAGAATCACAACTTGGTTCATTGTGGGCTTTGAGCCGACAATTCGAAGTCATGCCATTGGCAAAGCAATGTGAAGAAACCGTGGAACGGTTTCAACTGAATAAGAAGTTGTTTGATTCTGGTAGGAATGTGGAATTATCATATCCAAACTCTTGGCCCCACTGTTCTGCCACCTTCCCCTTCGGACTCCCCATCAATGTGCTAAAGCTCAAAAAATTGCATTCAGCTGCACAGTACAGTGATGTAAACATTTATATCGAAGGCCATGGTCTTGTTGCCCAGCCTCATAGAGTCATTCTAAGTTTATGGAGTATCCCGTTCGCAAAG ATGTTCACAAATGGAATGAGGGAGAGTAGTTCCTCGGAGGTCTCTTTAAGTGATGTCTCACCAGAAGCATTCAAGATTATGCTTGACTTCATGTACAGTGGGGAAATCAGTTTGGAAGATACCATGGATTTTGGAAACTTGTTACTTCAACTTCTTTTATTAGCTGACAAGTTTGGGGTCACTCTTCTTTATCAGGAATGCTGCAAAACACTTTTAGAATGCCTCTCGGAG GACTCGGAATGTCCAATCTTGCTTGCGGTTTCATCATTACCATCATGTAAACTCATTGAAGAAACCTGTGTGAGGAAATGTGCAATGCACTTTGATTATTGTACAACTGCAAGCCTTGACTTCATCTTGTTAGATGATACAACTTTTAGCAGTATCATTCAG CATCAGGAACTAACAGTAACATCAGAAGAAAGAGTTCTCAATGCAATTTTGATGTGGTGCATGAGAGCTAAGGAGTTGTGTGGGTGGGAGATGGTGGATGAGCTACTAGCAAATTCAACTGCTGACCTCATTTTTCAAGAGAGACTTCCGTCTCTTAGTGACTTATTGCCATTTGTGCGATTTCCATTGCTTCCATATCACTTGCTGCAGAAG TTGGGGCAGAGCAATCTTAGCAAGCATGTTCACATTTTTTATAATATT CAGGTGAGGGAGGCTATCAATTATGTAGAATTTGGATTAGGAAGGGCAGGAAGTGACCAAAA CATACGGTTTCAACATAGGCGATCAAGTTATAAGGAGCTCCAGTACATATATGACGGTGACAGTAATGGAGTTCTGTACTTTGCTGGTACATCTTATGGAGAACACCAGTGGGTTAATCCTGTTTTGGCAAAG CGAATAACAATTACGGCAAGCAGTCCCACTTCAAGATACACTGACCCAAAGGCCTTGGTATCAAGAACTTACCAG GGAACATGTATTGCTGGGCCTCGGATGGAAGATGGGAATAAATGTGTATGGTGGATGATTGATCTTGGTCAAGATCACCAG AGAAGTGGAATGAACCTGCTGATATGTGAGAGGTGTGGTTGA
- the LOC110660983 gene encoding BTB/POZ domain-containing protein At2g30600 isoform X2 yields MMEEKEKKFLTVAPFQCAWRKDLKFREAGRGCVAFDAFAHNDVTLVFRENVGSQHYHYKRDDSPHYTVILGSHRNRRLKIEVDGKTEVDVEGIGLCCSSAFQSYWICIYDGLISIGKGRYPFQNLVFQWLDSNPNCSVRYVGLSSWDKHVGYRNVNVLSLPQNHMLLWKQVDSGEYEGKEDSEEELEDEQIEYDKWGLDNFLESWELSDMFFVVGEEERPVPAHKVILQASGNFPLSPSNENVLQLKDLTYPTLHALLQFIYTGHTQISESQLGSLWALSRQFEVMPLAKQCEETVERFQLNKKLFDSGRNVELSYPNSWPHCSATFPFGLPINVLKLKKLHSAAQYSDVNIYIEGHGLVAQPHRVILSLWSIPFAKMFTNGMRESSSSEVSLSDVSPEAFKIMLDFMYSGEISLEDTMDFGNLLLQLLLLADKFGVTLLYQECCKTLLECLSEDSECPILLAVSSLPSCKLIEETCVRKCAMHFDYCTTASLDFILLDDTTFSSIIQHQELTVTSEERVLNAILMWCMRAKELCGWEMVDELLANSTADLIFQERLPSLSDLLPFVRFPLLPYHLLQKLGQSNLSKHVHIFYNIVREAINYVEFGLGRAGSDQNIRFQHRRSSYKELQYIYDGDSNGVLYFAGTSYGEHQWVNPVLAKRITITASSPTSRYTDPKALVSRTYQGTCIAGPRMEDGNKCVWWMIDLGQDHQLVCNYYTLRQDGSRAYIRSWNFQGSLDGKTWTNLRVHEYDQTICKPGQFASWAITGPNSLLPFRFFRVVLTGPTVDASDPWNLCICYLELYGFFR; encoded by the exons ATGATGGAAGAGAAGGAGAAAAAGTTCCTCACAGTAGCACCATTCCAGTGTGCTTGGAGAAAGGATTTGAAATTCCGGGAAGCAGGGAGAGGTTGCGTGGCTTTTGATGCTTTTGCTCATAATGATGTCACTTTAGTGTTTAGGGAGAATGTGGGGAGCCAGCACTACCATTACAAGAGGGATGATAGTCCTCATTATACTGTGATTCTTGGGAGTCATAGGAATAGAAGATTGAAAATTGAGGTTGATGGGAAAACTGAGGTTGATGTGGAAGGTATCGGTCTATGCTGCTCTTCTGCTTTTCAAAGTTACTGGATCTGTATTTATGATGGGTTGATTAGTATTGGCAAGGGAAGATACCCTTTTCAGAATCTTGTATTTCAGTGGCTAGATTCAAATCCAAATTGCAGTGTTCGTTATGTTGGGCTCAGTAGCTGGGATAAACATGTTGGCTATAGAAATGTCAATGTGTTGTCATTGCCTCAGAATCATATGTTACTGTGGAAGCAAGTTGATTCTGGAGAATATGAGGGAAAGGAGGACAGTGAAGAGGAGTTGGAAGATGAACAAATTGAATATGATAAATGGGGGCTTGATAATTTCCTAGAGAGTTGGGAATTATCGGATATGTTCTTTGTTGTTGGTGAGGAAGAAAGGCCTGTCCCTGCTCATAAGGTTATCTTGCAAGCATCTGGTAATTTTCCTTTGAGTCCGTCAAATGAAAATGTCCTTCAGCTGAAGGATTTAACTTATCCAACTCTCCATGCACTTCTTCAATTTATCTATACAGGCCACACCCAG ATTTCAGAATCACAACTTGGTTCATTGTGGGCTTTGAGCCGACAATTCGAAGTCATGCCATTGGCAAAGCAATGTGAAGAAACCGTGGAACGGTTTCAACTGAATAAGAAGTTGTTTGATTCTGGTAGGAATGTGGAATTATCATATCCAAACTCTTGGCCCCACTGTTCTGCCACCTTCCCCTTCGGACTCCCCATCAATGTGCTAAAGCTCAAAAAATTGCATTCAGCTGCACAGTACAGTGATGTAAACATTTATATCGAAGGCCATGGTCTTGTTGCCCAGCCTCATAGAGTCATTCTAAGTTTATGGAGTATCCCGTTCGCAAAG ATGTTCACAAATGGAATGAGGGAGAGTAGTTCCTCGGAGGTCTCTTTAAGTGATGTCTCACCAGAAGCATTCAAGATTATGCTTGACTTCATGTACAGTGGGGAAATCAGTTTGGAAGATACCATGGATTTTGGAAACTTGTTACTTCAACTTCTTTTATTAGCTGACAAGTTTGGGGTCACTCTTCTTTATCAGGAATGCTGCAAAACACTTTTAGAATGCCTCTCGGAG GACTCGGAATGTCCAATCTTGCTTGCGGTTTCATCATTACCATCATGTAAACTCATTGAAGAAACCTGTGTGAGGAAATGTGCAATGCACTTTGATTATTGTACAACTGCAAGCCTTGACTTCATCTTGTTAGATGATACAACTTTTAGCAGTATCATTCAG CATCAGGAACTAACAGTAACATCAGAAGAAAGAGTTCTCAATGCAATTTTGATGTGGTGCATGAGAGCTAAGGAGTTGTGTGGGTGGGAGATGGTGGATGAGCTACTAGCAAATTCAACTGCTGACCTCATTTTTCAAGAGAGACTTCCGTCTCTTAGTGACTTATTGCCATTTGTGCGATTTCCATTGCTTCCATATCACTTGCTGCAGAAG TTGGGGCAGAGCAATCTTAGCAAGCATGTTCACATTTTTTATAATATT GTGAGGGAGGCTATCAATTATGTAGAATTTGGATTAGGAAGGGCAGGAAGTGACCAAAA CATACGGTTTCAACATAGGCGATCAAGTTATAAGGAGCTCCAGTACATATATGACGGTGACAGTAATGGAGTTCTGTACTTTGCTGGTACATCTTATGGAGAACACCAGTGGGTTAATCCTGTTTTGGCAAAG CGAATAACAATTACGGCAAGCAGTCCCACTTCAAGATACACTGACCCAAAGGCCTTGGTATCAAGAACTTACCAG GGAACATGTATTGCTGGGCCTCGGATGGAAGATGGGAATAAATGTGTATGGTGGATGATTGATCTTGGTCAAGATCACCAG CTCGTGTGCAACTACTATACTCTGAGACAAGATGGATCAAGAGCCTACATAAGATCTTGGAATTTTCAG GGTTCTCTTGATGGGAAAACTTGGACGAACTTGAGAGTGCATGAATACGATCAAACAATTTGCAAGCCTGGTCAGTTTGCGTCATGGGCCATAACTGGGCCTAattccctccttccattcagattCTTTAGGGTTGTTCTGACTGGGCCTACCGTGGATGCTTCAGATCCCTGGAACTTGTGCATCTGCTACTTGGAACTCTATGGCTTCTTCCGTTGA
- the LOC110660983 gene encoding BTB/POZ domain-containing protein At2g30600 isoform X4 — MMEEKEKKFLTVAPFQCAWRKDLKFREAGRGCVAFDAFAHNDVTLVFRENVGSQHYHYKRDDSPHYTVILGSHRNRRLKIEVDGKTEVDVEGIGLCCSSAFQSYWICIYDGLISIGKGRYPFQNLVFQWLDSNPNCSVRYVGLSSWDKHVGYRNVNVLSLPQNHMLLWKQVDSGEYEGKEDSEEELEDEQIEYDKWGLDNFLESWELSDMFFVVGEEERPVPAHKVILQASGNFPLSPSNENVLQLKDLTYPTLHALLQFIYTGHTQISESQLGSLWALSRQFEVMPLAKQCEETVERFQLNKKLFDSGRNVELSYPNSWPHCSATFPFGLPINVLKLKKLHSAAQYSDVNIYIEGHGLVAQPHRVILSLWSIPFAKMFTNGMRESSSSEVSLSDVSPEAFKIMLDFMYSGEISLEDTMDFGNLLLQLLLLADKFGVTLLYQECCKTLLECLSEDSECPILLAVSSLPSCKLIEETCVRKCAMHFDYCTTASLDFILLDDTTFSSIIQHQELTVTSEERVLNAILMWCMRAKELCGWEMVDELLANSTADLIFQERLPSLSDLLPFVRFPLLPYHLLQKLGQSNLSKHVHIFYNIQVREAINYVEFGLGRAGSDQNIRFQHRRSSYKELQYIYDGDSNGVLYFAGTSYGEHQWVNPVLAKRITITASSPTSRYTDPKALVSRTYQGTCIAGPRMEDGNKCVWWMIDLGQDHQWNEPADM; from the exons ATGATGGAAGAGAAGGAGAAAAAGTTCCTCACAGTAGCACCATTCCAGTGTGCTTGGAGAAAGGATTTGAAATTCCGGGAAGCAGGGAGAGGTTGCGTGGCTTTTGATGCTTTTGCTCATAATGATGTCACTTTAGTGTTTAGGGAGAATGTGGGGAGCCAGCACTACCATTACAAGAGGGATGATAGTCCTCATTATACTGTGATTCTTGGGAGTCATAGGAATAGAAGATTGAAAATTGAGGTTGATGGGAAAACTGAGGTTGATGTGGAAGGTATCGGTCTATGCTGCTCTTCTGCTTTTCAAAGTTACTGGATCTGTATTTATGATGGGTTGATTAGTATTGGCAAGGGAAGATACCCTTTTCAGAATCTTGTATTTCAGTGGCTAGATTCAAATCCAAATTGCAGTGTTCGTTATGTTGGGCTCAGTAGCTGGGATAAACATGTTGGCTATAGAAATGTCAATGTGTTGTCATTGCCTCAGAATCATATGTTACTGTGGAAGCAAGTTGATTCTGGAGAATATGAGGGAAAGGAGGACAGTGAAGAGGAGTTGGAAGATGAACAAATTGAATATGATAAATGGGGGCTTGATAATTTCCTAGAGAGTTGGGAATTATCGGATATGTTCTTTGTTGTTGGTGAGGAAGAAAGGCCTGTCCCTGCTCATAAGGTTATCTTGCAAGCATCTGGTAATTTTCCTTTGAGTCCGTCAAATGAAAATGTCCTTCAGCTGAAGGATTTAACTTATCCAACTCTCCATGCACTTCTTCAATTTATCTATACAGGCCACACCCAG ATTTCAGAATCACAACTTGGTTCATTGTGGGCTTTGAGCCGACAATTCGAAGTCATGCCATTGGCAAAGCAATGTGAAGAAACCGTGGAACGGTTTCAACTGAATAAGAAGTTGTTTGATTCTGGTAGGAATGTGGAATTATCATATCCAAACTCTTGGCCCCACTGTTCTGCCACCTTCCCCTTCGGACTCCCCATCAATGTGCTAAAGCTCAAAAAATTGCATTCAGCTGCACAGTACAGTGATGTAAACATTTATATCGAAGGCCATGGTCTTGTTGCCCAGCCTCATAGAGTCATTCTAAGTTTATGGAGTATCCCGTTCGCAAAG ATGTTCACAAATGGAATGAGGGAGAGTAGTTCCTCGGAGGTCTCTTTAAGTGATGTCTCACCAGAAGCATTCAAGATTATGCTTGACTTCATGTACAGTGGGGAAATCAGTTTGGAAGATACCATGGATTTTGGAAACTTGTTACTTCAACTTCTTTTATTAGCTGACAAGTTTGGGGTCACTCTTCTTTATCAGGAATGCTGCAAAACACTTTTAGAATGCCTCTCGGAG GACTCGGAATGTCCAATCTTGCTTGCGGTTTCATCATTACCATCATGTAAACTCATTGAAGAAACCTGTGTGAGGAAATGTGCAATGCACTTTGATTATTGTACAACTGCAAGCCTTGACTTCATCTTGTTAGATGATACAACTTTTAGCAGTATCATTCAG CATCAGGAACTAACAGTAACATCAGAAGAAAGAGTTCTCAATGCAATTTTGATGTGGTGCATGAGAGCTAAGGAGTTGTGTGGGTGGGAGATGGTGGATGAGCTACTAGCAAATTCAACTGCTGACCTCATTTTTCAAGAGAGACTTCCGTCTCTTAGTGACTTATTGCCATTTGTGCGATTTCCATTGCTTCCATATCACTTGCTGCAGAAG TTGGGGCAGAGCAATCTTAGCAAGCATGTTCACATTTTTTATAATATT CAGGTGAGGGAGGCTATCAATTATGTAGAATTTGGATTAGGAAGGGCAGGAAGTGACCAAAA CATACGGTTTCAACATAGGCGATCAAGTTATAAGGAGCTCCAGTACATATATGACGGTGACAGTAATGGAGTTCTGTACTTTGCTGGTACATCTTATGGAGAACACCAGTGGGTTAATCCTGTTTTGGCAAAG CGAATAACAATTACGGCAAGCAGTCCCACTTCAAGATACACTGACCCAAAGGCCTTGGTATCAAGAACTTACCAG GGAACATGTATTGCTGGGCCTCGGATGGAAGATGGGAATAAATGTGTATGGTGGATGATTGATCTTGGTCAAGATCACCAG TGGAATGAACCTGCTGATATGTGA